The DNA sequence AGGCTATCAGCGAGCGTATTGTCCAACATCAATTTCCGAGCTTACTCTCTTTAGAAGTGATATGGGAGGGTTCCCAATTATGTTGTATTATTACAGACAGACGATCTGACCAGCAGCATGTCACCCCGTCTCAGAAGCCTACCCGGCGCAGAAGTGAGCACCACCCATTAATGGCCGCCATGCACCATTGGTTAGCTAGAGAAGAGGTAAGCGTGGAAAAAGAAGATCTTCAAAACGAGCATAATGAAAGCTTCGGTACCCGTATCTTACTGTGGTTGCCGCTTAAAATTTTTGTCCATGAGTAAACTAAGAGCCATTTTAGTAGAAGATGAACCCAGTGGCATGGATAATTTGCGCTGGAAGCTTCAAAACAATTGCCCAGAGGTAGAGATCATTGCGGAATGCACGAGTGGAAAAGAAGCGATCCGGGCGATAAAGATGCACTTGCCTGATCTTTTATTCCTTGATATCCGATTGGGGGATATGTCTGGCTTTGATGTGCTTGCCGCCATTAAGCACCCGACTTTTGAATTGATCTTCACGACCAGCTACGATGAATATGCCATTCAAGCAATCAAGAACAGTGCACTTGATTATTTATTAAAGCCTATTGATGAAGATGAATTACTGGATGCGGTCAGCAAAGCACGCCATAAGCAAAAAAACAGCAGCACCCCAAGCACTACACCGGAGCCTGTGGCCCAGCGTTTTGGGTTTCCGATCACTACCGGGCAGCAATTTATCGAGCTGTCGGAGGTCATCTATGCCCAGGCGGAAGATAATGTAGCATTGGTTTACCTGAAAGAAGATAAGCCTCTGAAAATCAGCAGATCACTGGGTTGGCTGGAAGAAGAATTGGAGGGTTTCGGCTTTTGCCGCGTCCACCATTCCTATTTGATCAATCTGAGTGCGATGACGGAATATATTCGCAACGAAGGAGGCTTTGTTATCATGCAGGGTGGGAAGGCGATCAGCATCTCTCGTCGCCGCAAGGATGATTTTTTGAAGGCTTTAGAAAGGTATAATTTGAATCCCTAGTAACCGTACAATTCGTTTATGAACACCTCTTCCTCAAAACCCATTTCGTTGCCCGGCAATAGCCCATCTATTAAGGCTCGCCAAATCTATTGCCTCTTGATTGGTATAGATCGATATGAAGTGCCGGGAGCCAATTTGGGCGGATGTGTTCAAGACAGCAGGGCGGTAGAAAGATACCTGCGAGAAAGTGTAAGCAATGCTGGGGAATCTCTCCATCTGCTTTGTTTACGGAGCCCGGTTTTGCAGCAGCAGGAGGAACCAGAAATCAATGCTCCAAAACCAGCCAGCAGAACATTGGGGACAGCTACCCGTAAGGAGATTGTCGCTGGTTTTAAAGATTTTCTCACTCAGGCTGAGGAAGAGGACCTGGTCTTTATCCATTACAGTGGGCATGGTTCCTACGAAACCCGACCTCAAGAACTTTGGCACCTGGACCCCGAAGAAAGCAGTGACCACCGCGCGGAAACCATCGTATGCCAAGATAGTTTTACTACCCAAGAGGGACAATTGGTACCCGCTCTGCGCGATAAAGAGCTGCGCTGGCTGATTGCTAAAATTGCATTGCGTAACCCCACCATTGTCATCTTAATGGATTGTTGCAATGCTAGCGGTAATACCCGCTTCAAAGAGGAAGGTACTTTGGCCCGATTTACACCCCCCACCGGGGTGGATGAACAGAACGACATCTCTTCCTATTTTTTTTATCAAGAGGATGCAGCAGCACGTTTAACTTTGTCTACCAACCCGAGTGCTTTTCATCTGCCTGAGGGTAGGCACCTGGCACTTTACGCATGCCATAGCTATGAACTTGCCAAAGAAACCTCCTTTAGAGAAGGCCGCTTTGGTGTTTTTACTTATTTCCTGCTCCAGACCTTGCGGGCTACCCGTGGTCAGATTACTTACCGCGATTTGGTAAAGTTGATTCGCGAAAAAGCCAAAGAAAGGGTCACCCACCAGTGTCCTCAAATTCACGCGACCTTGCCAGAGGACATGGATCACTACTTTTGGGGTAACCCATCAGTAACAGCAGAACAAGGAACCTTCACCCTCTTACCGACAAGTAATCCGCTGGAAGGACGTCTGGACGCTGGCTCTTTGCATGGCTTGTTGGGACCGGAGGAGGGAGCTACCTATTTTGAAGTGTTGTCTAATAATTCTTCGGAAGCATCAACCAAGCTACGTTTGGCCCTTCTCAAAAAGATTGCTCCTGCTCATAGTATCGTCAGCTTTGTCGATGGGAATCCTTTTCCGGAGGGAGAAATTTTGCTCAAAGCAATGGTTCACAGTTCGCCTTTGGCAAAAACAAAGGTGTGCATCGAATTGGAGGAAGAGGAGATGCTGCTCGATGAACAGGCACCTACGCTGCATCAGGAAGCGTTTTTGCTGGCTCAACAAGCTTTGCGTAATCTGCTCCAAGCCCATCCTGCGCTACACCTGGTTGAGAAAGTTCAGGGTGGTTGGCAATACCGGCTTTTCGTTTATGTCTATCAGGGAGAAAAAAAACTACGCATCTGTGCCAAAGATGAAGTTGGAGCACTCATTCAACCACGAGTAGGATGGGGTGAAGCCACCATGCAAGCTTTTATTGATGAACTAATCCATCTGGAAAAATGGCAGCGTACGCTTTCCTTACGCAATGATCACCCTGTTTCTATTCCTCCGGGATTATTGACAATTGATGTGCTGAACCCTGCTGGAGAGATCGTCAATACGACAGACAATGATATTGTCCTCACCGCTACGCCAGAAGGAGTGCCTGATCCCCAGTTGAAATTTCGGGTTCGGTTGCGCAAAGCTCACCCTGTGCCGCTGTATTGTGCCTTGCTACACTTACGCCCGGATTTTGGGATCAACCCCGGTTTGTTAGCCAGTGATGCCCATCTGGGAACCGTTGAATTCATGGACGGAGGGCGTATGATCAGGCGCGAGCAAATGGAAATTTATGCAGGTTCGCATATCCAACTTCCGGGTGGTGCCAAGCCCGAGGGTTTGTTTCTAGCGTTTAGTTTACCCCCCAACAAAGGCGGGGTACCGGTAGAGGAAGTGGAAGACCACTTTAAGCTGATTGCCAGCACTGTCCCCTTTGATCCCATGCATTTGTGGCAGAACAGCCTTCAGCGTGCTGACGCCCCCAGAACAGGTGAAGAACCAGTGATAAGCAATGCTTTTGAACATTTGTTGAGTAATATCCAGCATCGTGGCGTAAATTGGGGAAACCTCCATTCCATTGCGCGGCGAAATGTGCCGGATTGGTACACCATCAGTGTCACTGTTAAAACCAGAAGAGAATGAACCACTTAAAGAAAAGTTTACGAATACTAAAGGGGGGGACAGTTCAAGCAATGGGTTGGATGGTATTGCTATGGATGATGTTGGCTGCCTGCCAGGAAAATCCCCCAAAAGAAGGGAGTACAGAAGAAGAGCAATCCGCCGATAGCATCCGTGAAATTACTGCCAAATCAACAAACTCCGATAGCCTGAAAATCGACGAAGCGGCGGTGCCTTATGTATCGCTTTTAGCGCAACGTGATCAAATTGTCAGTGATGCAATGGTTGCAGCACTTATTGAAGAAGGGGCAAAGAAGATCGTTTACACAAACAATAGTTCCGTTCTGTCTAGCTTGCATCCCGTACCGCCAATCGCTTATGACAAAGTCTCCTTTTTTGCTTATTTAGAGGATTTATTGCGCCTGACGCATTATGAAGCCCACGCCAGCGAAGTTCAAATGAATGATCCTAAAAAGGTAACCTGGCCCAGGTATTCAGGATTGCCAGAGCCAGATCACGAAGCTTTAGCCTACCCATTGGTGCGAAGGGACTACCTTTCCGAGTATTGCCCGGGCTGTCTGAATCCTGGTTATTCATCATTAAAGGGCAAGGAGGTTGATCCTGCTCAGGTTTCCCACCCTCGCTATCAGCCGCTCCTGGCGTTATATACCCAAATTTTTGATCCTCAATTGCGGCATGCTTTGTACAAGGATTATATGGCGTTTGCGTACGAAGAATGGAGTGTGAAAACAAATAATACTAACACCCAAAGTAGCGCAACAGCAGCGTTGGCTTCCCAATTTAACCAACGAGCGAGAGCAGAAGTAAACTCCGAAAAAGCGCAACAGGCAAGTCGTATGCAGCAGTACTTTACCCACCTAAAGCAGGCACGGAAAGGCAAGGACGATCGGGCCATGGAAAAGTACCTCAATGAAATATTGAAACTACAGGAGGAATTATTGGAACCGCTACCAATCCAGGATGATATACGCCGCTTTTTCGCGGATGAAAGCAAAAGCAACCCATTCCCTACGGCTATCAAAGCAAAAGCGGAGCAACTGAACAGCTACCATCTTGTAGAAGCATCTAGTGATGAGCGCATACTCTCGGGGCCTGCCATGAGTTTTGCACAGAAAGCGCTACAAGCAACTCCGCTCAACTCGGAGGAGTTGGCGAAAATCAGAACTACATTAAATGATGCGCTCAAAAGGGTGGCTACTTTTACCTCTGAGAAGGAGGATATAAACGATCAATTAGCTGCCCACAATGCGGTATTCACGGAAGAAGAGCGAGCGTTTTTTAATGCTTATCTCCTCAGTTTTGATTACCATACTAATGTGTGGAAACGCTTTGCCTTACAACTCCAAGAATTGCTGGAAGTTCCACAGGAAGAAAGTTCCTTTTCTTACCTGTTGCTACTGGACCACGCTATCAAAGAACGAGATAAAGCACTGGCTAATAACCCCCTGATTTCTACTGCGCATAATAAACTTCGCAAACTAGCGGGGATGTACTATCGGGAAGTACGGGATAAAGAAGTTGTTTTTAAGTAGCACACATAAAATGAAATACGAACTCAGTCACGATACCATCGCTCGCCAGGTCTTTGAAAAGGCCAGCACCGAGGCACGTACACGCCGCAAGGTGGAGCGTTTTATCAGTGAGCGCTATG is a window from the Lewinella sp. LCG006 genome containing:
- a CDS encoding LytR/AlgR family response regulator transcription factor, whose amino-acid sequence is MSKLRAILVEDEPSGMDNLRWKLQNNCPEVEIIAECTSGKEAIRAIKMHLPDLLFLDIRLGDMSGFDVLAAIKHPTFELIFTTSYDEYAIQAIKNSALDYLLKPIDEDELLDAVSKARHKQKNSSTPSTTPEPVAQRFGFPITTGQQFIELSEVIYAQAEDNVALVYLKEDKPLKISRSLGWLEEELEGFGFCRVHHSYLINLSAMTEYIRNEGGFVIMQGGKAISISRRRKDDFLKALERYNLNP
- a CDS encoding caspase family protein; the encoded protein is MNTSSSKPISLPGNSPSIKARQIYCLLIGIDRYEVPGANLGGCVQDSRAVERYLRESVSNAGESLHLLCLRSPVLQQQEEPEINAPKPASRTLGTATRKEIVAGFKDFLTQAEEEDLVFIHYSGHGSYETRPQELWHLDPEESSDHRAETIVCQDSFTTQEGQLVPALRDKELRWLIAKIALRNPTIVILMDCCNASGNTRFKEEGTLARFTPPTGVDEQNDISSYFFYQEDAAARLTLSTNPSAFHLPEGRHLALYACHSYELAKETSFREGRFGVFTYFLLQTLRATRGQITYRDLVKLIREKAKERVTHQCPQIHATLPEDMDHYFWGNPSVTAEQGTFTLLPTSNPLEGRLDAGSLHGLLGPEEGATYFEVLSNNSSEASTKLRLALLKKIAPAHSIVSFVDGNPFPEGEILLKAMVHSSPLAKTKVCIELEEEEMLLDEQAPTLHQEAFLLAQQALRNLLQAHPALHLVEKVQGGWQYRLFVYVYQGEKKLRICAKDEVGALIQPRVGWGEATMQAFIDELIHLEKWQRTLSLRNDHPVSIPPGLLTIDVLNPAGEIVNTTDNDIVLTATPEGVPDPQLKFRVRLRKAHPVPLYCALLHLRPDFGINPGLLASDAHLGTVEFMDGGRMIRREQMEIYAGSHIQLPGGAKPEGLFLAFSLPPNKGGVPVEEVEDHFKLIASTVPFDPMHLWQNSLQRADAPRTGEEPVISNAFEHLLSNIQHRGVNWGNLHSIARRNVPDWYTISVTVKTRRE